A stretch of Panthera tigris isolate Pti1 chromosome E2, P.tigris_Pti1_mat1.1, whole genome shotgun sequence DNA encodes these proteins:
- the CA11 gene encoding carbonic anhydrase-related protein 11 codes for MGLAARLSAPRALVLWAALGAAAHIGPAPDPEDWWSYKDNLQGNFVPGPPFWGLVNAAWSLCAVGKRQSPVDVELKRVLYDPFLPPLRLSTGGEKLRGTLYNTGRHVSFLPAPRPVVNVSGGPLLYSHRLSELRLLFGARDGAGSEHQINHQGFSAEVQLIHFNQELYGNLSAASRGPNGLAILSLFVNVAGSSNPFLSRLLNRDTITRISYKNDAYFLQDLSLELLFPESFGFITYQGSLSTPPCSETVTWILIDRALNITSLQMHSLRLLSQNPPSQIFQSLSGNGRPLQPLAHRALRGNRDPRHPERRCRGPNYRLHVDGAPHGR; via the exons ATGGGGCTTGCAGCTCGACTGAGCGCCCCTCGAGCGCTGGTACTCTGGGCCGCACTGGGGGCAGCAG CTCACATCGGACCTGCACCGGATCCGGAAGACTGGTGGAGCTACAAGGATAATCTCCAGGGAAACTTCGTGCCAG GGCCTCCCTTCTGGGGCCTGGTGAATGCCGCCTGGAGTCTGTGTGCTGTGGGGAAGCGGCAAAGCCCCGTGGACGTGGAGCTGAAGAGGGTCCTTTATGACCCCTTTCTGCCTCCACTGAGACTCAGCACTGGGGGAGAGAAG CTCCGGGGAACCCTCTACAACACCGGCCGCCATGTCTCCTTCCTGCCTGCACCCCGGCCCGTGGTCAACGTGTCTGGGGGGCCCCTCCTCTATAGCCACCGACTCAGTGAACTGCGATTGCTGTTTGGAGCGCGGGATGGAGCCGGCTCCGAACACCAGATCAACCACCAGGGGTTCTCTGCGGAG GTGCAGCTCATCCACTTCAACCAAGAACTCTATGGGAACCTGAGCGCCGCCTCCCGGGGCCCCAATGGCCTGGCCATTCTCAGCCTCTTTGTCAAT GTGGCCGGCAGCTCAAACCCCTTCCTCAGCCGCCTCCTTAACCGTGACACCATCACCCGCATCTCCTACAAGA ATGATGCCTACTTTCTTCAAGACCTGAGCCTGGAGCTCCTGTTCCCCGAATCCTTTGGCTTCATCACCTATCAGGGCTCTCTCAGCACCCCGCCCTGCTCAGAGACTGTCACCTGGATCCTCATCGACCGGGCCCTCAATATTACCTCCCTCCAG ATGCACTCCCTGAGACTCCTGAGCCAGAATCCTCCGTCCCAGATCTTCCAGAGCCTCAGCGGTAACGGCCGGCCCCTGCAGCCCTTGGCCCACAGGGCCTTGAGGGGCAACAGGGACCCCCGGCACCCCGAGAGGCGCTGCCGAGGCCCCAACTACCGCCTGCATG TGGATGGTGCCCCCCATGGTCGCTGA
- the LOC102961718 gene encoding D site-binding protein, with protein MARPVSDRTPAPLLLGGPAGAPPGGGALLGLRSLLQGTSKPKEPSSCLLKEKERKAAPPASTVPGPGLETAGPADAPAGAVVGGGSPRGRPGAAPGPGLLAPLLWERTLPFGDVEYVDLDAFLLEHGLPPSPPPPGGPSPAPSPVRTPAPSPGPGSCGSASPRSSPGHAPTRAALGAAGGHRAGLTSRDTPSPVDPDTVEVLMTFEPDPADLALSSIPGHETFDPRRHRFSEEELKPQPIMKKARKIQVPEEQKDEKYWSRRYKNNEAAKRSRDARRLKENQISVRAAFLEKENALLRQEVVAVRQELSHYRAVLSRYQAQHGAL; from the exons ATGGCGCGGCCCGTGAGCGACAGGACCCCGGCCCCACTGCTGCTGGGCGGCCCAGCCGGGGCCCCCCCTGGCGGGGGAGCGCTGCTTGGGCTGCGGAGCCTTCTGCAGGGGACCAGCAAGCCCAAAGAGCCATCCagct GTCTCCTGAAGGAAAAGGAGCGCAAGGCGGCTCCGCCGGCATCCACGGTCCCCGGGCCGGGCCTGGAGACGGCGGGCCCGGCGGATGCCCCAGCTGGGGCGGTGGTGGGCGGCGGATCCCCgcgggggcgcccgggggccGCGCCTGGCCCGGGTCTGTTGGCGCCGCTGCTGTGGGAGCGGACGCTGCCGTTCGGCGACGTGGAGTACGTGGACCTGGACGCCTTTTTGCTGGAGCACGGGCTCCCGCCCAGTCCGCCGCCCCCCGGCGGCCCATCACCGGCGCCCTCGCCCGTGCGCACGCCCGCACCCTCCCCGGGGCCCGGCTCCTGCGGCTCAGCTTCCCCTCGTTCCTCGCCGGGGCACGCCCCCACCCGGGCTGCCCTCGGGGCCGCGGGCGGCCACCGCGCAG GCCTGACCTCTCGGGACACACCCAGCCCTGTGGACCCAGACACCGTGGAGGTGCTGATGACATTTGAACCCGACCCAGCAGATTTAGCCCTGTCGAGCATTCCTGGCCACGAGACCTTTGACCCTCGGAGACATCGCTTCTCAGAGGAGGAACTTAAGCCCCAGCCCATCATGAAGAAGGCTCGGAAGATCCAGGTGCCAGAGGAGCAGAAG GACGAGAAGTATTGGAGCCGGCGGTACAAGAATAACGAGGCAGCCAAGCGGTCCCGAGATGCCCGGCGGCTCAAGGAGAACCAGATATCGGTCCGGGCGGCCTTCCTGGAGAAGGAGAACGCCCTGCTGCGGCAGGAAGTGGTGGCTGTGCGCCAGGAGCTGTCCCACTACCGCGCCGTGCTGTCGCGCTACCAggcccagcacggagccctgTGA